A single region of the Bdellovibrionota bacterium genome encodes:
- a CDS encoding type II secretion system F family protein has product MESLFGYGAIGLATLATAGASYFGYPWIEESISKSLGTYIDRVSSMQERMFQSVERPKVALYIVLSTLAMTYVGYAFSHGYGWITFFFTLLFSWMGWSLPRWWVTFRWKRRLRLFDAQLIDGLNLMANSLKSGLNLSQVIQVLVQEMPKPISQEFGLVLSQQKLGLTLDDALAKMLDRVPSEDLSVAIHSVLILRETGGDLSETFDVIASTIRERRKVDGKIKALTAQGKTQGLLLFFMPFALGTLLYFMNPDFLTPMFTTRLGWMMILLMLFFQIIGGLWLKKIVTIDV; this is encoded by the coding sequence GTTCGGATATGGCGCGATCGGACTCGCGACGCTCGCCACGGCAGGCGCCAGCTATTTTGGTTACCCATGGATCGAGGAATCCATCTCCAAATCCTTAGGTACGTACATTGACCGGGTTTCGTCGATGCAAGAACGGATGTTTCAGTCGGTCGAGCGCCCGAAGGTGGCCCTCTATATCGTCCTTTCCACGCTGGCGATGACATATGTGGGATATGCTTTTTCGCACGGATATGGATGGATTACGTTCTTTTTCACCTTGCTCTTTTCCTGGATGGGTTGGTCGTTGCCGCGCTGGTGGGTGACATTTCGCTGGAAGCGAAGGCTTCGGCTCTTTGATGCCCAATTGATCGACGGCCTAAACCTGATGGCCAATTCGCTGAAATCCGGTTTAAATCTTTCTCAAGTAATTCAGGTCCTCGTTCAGGAAATGCCGAAGCCGATCTCCCAAGAGTTCGGCCTGGTCTTGTCGCAGCAGAAATTGGGTCTCACGTTGGATGACGCGCTGGCTAAAATGCTCGATCGCGTTCCGAGCGAGGACTTGAGCGTGGCGATTCATTCGGTTCTGATTCTCCGCGAAACGGGCGGAGATTTAAGTGAGACGTTCGACGTTATCGCCTCGACCATCCGGGAGCGAAGAAAAGTCGATGGAAAGATCAAAGCATTAACCGCACAAGGAAAAACCCAGGGCCTTTTGCTCTTTTTTATGCCTTTCGCCCTGGGAACGCTTCTCTACTTCATGAATCCGGATTTCCTGACGCCGATGTTCACCACACGCCTCGGCTGGATGATGATCCTACTGATGCTTTTCTTCCAAATTATCGGTGGCTTATGGCTCAAGAAAATCGTGACGATCGATGTGTGA